CACCAACGCCTGGAACGGCCTCGGCTGGGTGGCGCTCACCAGGGACGACTACGATGCCGCCTTCCAGAGCTTCTCTTACGCCAAGCAGACGATCGGCAACCCGCTCGATCAGGAAACGACGGAGAGGCAGAACCTCTACTTCAAGTTCTACATGGACGCCTACTACGGCTCCGGCCTCACCTTCTACCTGGCCGGCAATGCAGACACGGAATACTACGACCGGGCGATTGATGAGTTCGAAATCGCCTGCAAGGCCGACTCCGAGGCGACCAACGGCGACAACCCCCTCGATGATTATTCGGCCGACGGAGACTCAGACTGGAAGTTCGACTGGAACTACGGCAACTGGTACTTCAGGGACTTGAAGGACAACTCCTACGCCCTGTCCACCTGGCACATTCAACTCTACGCCGCGATGGCCTACATGCTGGCCGACGGCAATATGGCCAAGGCCGTCGCCCACATCAACCTCTGCCGTGAGCGTATCGAGGAGACACCCGACTTCGTCGCCAGCGACTGGCAGGACGTCAACGAAGAGGTGGACCGCCTCCTGGAGATGAACCCCGATCCCGACCTGCTGACCTACCCCTACGGTTACCCATACAACCCGAACCCCTAGCGTCATGAGGGATGGAAGGGGGCCTATTTGGCCCCCTTTTTATGTTACGGTCACGCTCAGTGTCGGACACTTCTTTCAGTTTGAAGTAGGGGGCCTTTCGGGCCCCCTTTTTTACGTCCCGGTTGAACCTAGCCCAATGACCGTTATGGTATATTGACCACTGCACCCGGGGGGTTCGTTGACGGAGGCCATCAAATCCAAGGGGAGCGACTTCTGGCCGGTCCTGGCGCTTGGCGGGCTCGTCCTCGTCGCGTACCTGGCGGTCTCGCCCGCCGGGTTCTCCCTGGGCGACGGACCCGAGCTGGCCGCCTCCGCTGTCCTTCTCGGGATTCCCCACCCGCCCGGGTATCCCCTCTTCATCAACCTGGGCCACCTGTTCACCGCGCTCGCGGGCGACGGGCTCTTGGGTCTGCGCCTTTTGAACGTCCTCGCCGTTTCCGCCGCGGCGGGTTTCGTCTTCGGTGCCCTGGGCGCGCTCGGGCTCAGGCGGACGTCGGCCTTTCTCGCGACCCTTTTATTCTCCGCCTCCGCCATCGCCGTCCGGGGGGCGGTCTTCGTCGAGGTTTACGGCTTCACCCTGCTAGGCCTCGCTGTGGTTCTATGGGCGATTATCCGCAGCCGGGGCGACAAGGCGACGACCCGGGACCTCCTCGCGCTGGCCCTCTGTTACGGTCTGGCCCTGGCCCACCACATCACCCAAATTTTCCTGGCGCCGGCCGTCCTCTACGTTTTAATCAGGTACGCGCGGGAAAAGAAACCGCCGGCGGCCTTCTACGCCCTGTTTACGACGGCGGGGCTCCTCGGCCTCTCGGCCTACCTCTACCTCCCGGTCCGGACAGCCGCGGGCCCGGCCGTCGCCTGGTTCTCACCGGACAGCCTGGAGAGGCTGGGCTTCGTCCTCGGGGGCGCCAGCTACGGCGAGTACTGGGGCGTGAGCGGCGGTTACTTCTGGAGCAACGCGGGGCTGCTGGGCGGGTACCTCTTGGGTCAGCTCCCGGTGTACCTCGTCGGGGCGTCCCTGGCCGGGTTCGCGCTCTTGGTCCGGCGGCGGCCGGTGCTGACGGTTGCCCTGGCCGCGGGGGCGCTGGCCGACCTCTACTGGGCGGCGCGGTACGCCGTCATCGGGCTCGAGGTCTTCTTCCTCCTGGGGTGCTTCCTCTTCGTCTTCGCGGCGGTGTACGCGCTCGGATACGCGCTGGACCGCCTGTTCACCTTCGTCGAGGAGCGGAGGGTGGGGCTGCTATGCGCGGTCCGGGGAGCGGGCTCGGCCGCCGTAGCCGTCCTGGCCGTGGCCGGCTTCCTGAACGCCTCGGTGCCGGAGGATCTGGCGGTGCGGCCCCACGGTGCGAACCTCTTGCGCTGCCCGCCGCCGGATGCCGCGGTCCTCTTCACGGGGGACCTCAGCTTCCCCCTCCTCTACCGTCACTACGCCCGCGACGGGCGGCCGGATGTCGTCGTGGCGGACGAGGCCGGGATGATAACCTCCCCCCGGGTTCAGGCGCTGGTCCGGCGGCGAATTTCCGACGGCGCCGAGGCGTTCTACTCCGACCCCCCCCAGAGCGCGAACCGGTTCCCCGCGGCCCGCTGGGGCTACGGTTACCTCTTCCCCCCCGTGGCGGCGACGACGTCGGCCCGGCCCACGGCGTACCTCGAGGCGGTCGGGCCCGGCGGGATTTACGCCGACGAGACGGCCGCTCGCTACCTCCTGGCCCGCTTCGAAACCCCGGGCGGCGCCCCGCTGTGGGAGGTCGCCGGAGAACGAGCCTCGGAGTACGCCGGGGTTTCGCCCCACGCCCACCTCGCCCTGGGCCGGTGGCTGTTGGAGAGAAATCCCGGCGCCGCGGCGGAGGAGTTCCGTCGGGCCGCGGAGCTGAATCCCTGGATGCCCAGCGCCCGTTACAGCCTTGCCCTGGCTCTTCTGGCCGCGGGAGACGCACCCGGGGCCCGGGACGAGCTCGAGGCGGCCCTCGCCGGTTTCGCCGAGCCCGAGGTCAAGATTCTCGCGGAGCGCCTCTTGTCCGATCTGCGCTAGCGGCCCGGCCTGCGAGCCTGCTATAATCATCGAACGTAGAAGGAGACAAGGGGTTTAAACCCCTTGCCCCCAGACGTCGCCGGAGGTTTTCATGTGCGGTATCGTCGGGTACGTGGGGAATAAGGTTGCCCAGTCCGTCCTCCTCGTCGGGCTGGAGAAGCTGGAGTACCGCGGCTACGATTCGGCCGGAATCGCGACCATCCACCGCGGCGAGCTCGGGGTGCGTAAAAAAGAAGGCAAGCTGCGTCAGCTCACCGACCTGTTGGCCTCCCAGCCCCTGGGCGGGACCATCGGAATCGGGCACACCCGCTGGGCCACCCACGGCGAGCCCTCGGACATCAACGCCCACCCCCACACCGACGGCGACGACCGCCTGGCCATCGTCCACAACGGCGTCATCGAGAACTACCTCCAGCTCCGGGAGGAGCTCGAGAAGGCGGGTCACGTCTTCAAGAGCGAGACCGACTCCGAGGTGGTGGCCCACCTTCTGGCCGACTACCTCTCCGACGGGCTCCCGCCCCAGCGGGCGCTCCTGGCCACCTTCAGCCGGATGGACGGCTACTTCGCCCTGGCCGTCATCAGCGAGCAATTCCCGGACACCGTCTACGCCATCCGTCAGGGGCCGCCCCTGGTCATCGGCCTCGGGGAGGGCGAGAACTTCATCGCCTCGGACACCAACGCCCTCTTGCGCTTCACCCGGCGGGTGGTCTTCGTGGAGGACGGCCAGGTGGTGGAGCTGACCCGGGACCGGGTGACGGTGATAGACCGCGAGGCCCAGCCAATCGAGCTCGTCGTCCGCGAGATAAAGCTGGACGACCAGGACCTGGACAAGGGCGATTACGCCCACTACATGCTCAAGGAGATTTTCGAGCAGCCGCGCCTGTTGGGCGACATCTTCATCAGCCGGGTCGCCAACCACCGGGACATCGCCTTCTCCAACCTCGGCCTCACCCCCCAGGAGCTGAACTCGGTCAGCCGGGTGGTGATCCAGGCCGCGGGCACGAGCTGGCACGCCGGCCTGGTGGGCAAGTACCTCCTGGAGCACTACGTCAGGCTCCACGTCGAGGTGGACGTGTCGAGCGAGTTCCGCTACCGCAACCCCGTCCTGGGCGGCGACACCATCGTCATGGCCATCAGCCAGTCCGGGGAGACGGCGGACACACTGGCCGGCATCCGCGAGGCCAAGAGCAAGTTCATCAAGGTCATCTCCCTGGTCAACGTCGAGGGGTCCACCATTGACCGGGAGTCGGACGGGGTCATCCACCTGATGGCGGGCCCGGAGATAGGGGTCGCCTCGACCAAGGCTTTCACCGCCCAGCTCATCGCCCTGGTCCTGTTGGCCATGCACTGGGGTCGGCTGAAGTACGCCATAGACGACGACGCCGTGCGCAAGGTCCTGCGCGAGCTGGAGCAGATACCGGCGAAGATGGAGCGGATTCTGGCCCAGAACGACGCCCTGCGGAAGCTGGCCGGCGAGTTCGCCGACGCCAAGGACTTCTTCTTCATCGGCCGGGGGTACAATTATCCCACCGCCCTCGAGGGGGCGCTCAAGCTCAAGGAAATCTCCTACATCCACGCCACGGGTTACCCCGCCGGGGAGCTCAAGCACGGCCCCATCGCCCTCATCGAGTCCGACACGCCGGTGGTGGCCATCTGCAACGCGGGGCCCACGTACCAGAAGACGATGTCCAACGTGTCCGAGGTCCGGGCCCGGGGCGGGAGGATAATCGTCGTGGCCACCGAGGGGGACACCGAGGTCGGCAGGACGGCCGACCACGTGATTTTCATCCCGCCGGTGATAGACGAGCTCTCGCCGCTTCTGACCGTGGTGCCGCTGCAGCTTCTGGCCTACCACGTGGCGGTGCTGCGCGGCTGCGACGTGGATCGGCCGCGCAACCTGGCCAAGAGCGTCACGGTGGAGTGATTTTCCCCGACCGCGACGCGGTGCGATGACGGGCCACCTCCGACGGGCGGCAGGACCATGCTTCTGGCCGACAGACCACGCTGGGTGAAGCTCCTCGTCACCCTCGGGGCGGCGGGGGCCGCCCTTCTCTTCGCCCCTCTGGCGACCCGGCTGCACGGCGTCGAGGCCTACACCGGTCTGGCGACGGCGGTGGCCGCCGTCTCGGCGGGTTTTCTCCCGCCCCTGTGGGCCCTGGCCGGAGCCGCCCTGCCCCTCCTGCTCGGCGCAATCGGGCTGCCGGTCCTCCCGGGGGGTAACGCGGGGCTCGGATTCTTCGCCTCGGGGGCCGGCGGTTACGCCCTGGCCCCGCTCTTTTTCGCCGGCCTCGGCGGGCTCTTTCTCTGGCTGAGCTGGAACGAGCCGCGGCCCGGCACCTTCGCCCTGGGGCTGTTCGTGGCCCTCGTGGCTTCCAACCTGACCGGGACGCTCTGGCTCGTCGGCCCGGGCGGGTATTCCTGGATCGAGACCTTCCGGCTCGGTACGCTCTGGATGGCCGTGGGCGACTTTTTCCGCTCAGGTATAGCCTTCAGCGTCTTCTTCTTCTACCGGCGGGAGACGAGGCGGCGGGATGTCGTCCGGCGGCAAAGGTCGGAGCGCCGTCGGCGGAAGGAGGAGCGTTACGCGCTCCTGGAAGCCCTGGACCGGGAGGAGAAAAAACCGCCCGAGGGCGGCGATGTGGACGGGGAGGAGGTGGAGCGGGCCCGGCGGGAGCTGAAGGCGCGCGAGGAGGAGGACCTGCCGCCCTACTTCAGGCTCTAGGCCGTTCCGGGTCCCGGCGGTCGTTTCGATTTTTGGATTACGCCGCGTCGGCGCAAGGCCCGCCGGAAGAGCTTCCAGCAAAAAGTCACCGCCAGGATGGCCCCGCCCATGTCGGCGAGGCCGTCGTAGAAGGAGGGGTTCCGCCCCGGTACACGGGCCTGGTGCAGCTCATCGAAGACGGCGTAGAGCGTTACGATGACGACGGCCAGGAGTATCGGCCGAAAATCCGGCTTTCCTCCGCGGTGGCGCACGCCCAGCGCCAGGTAGGCCAGGACCCCCAGGATGCCGAAGGCTGCTGCGTGCTCCAGCTTGTCCAGACCGGGGAAAATTAAAGGCGGCTGCGGCAGCTCGCTCGCTTCCGACAGGAAGAAGATACCGACCATCCCCGCCAGAAGCCCGACGGAGGCCAGTATGCGCCCGATTCTTCCGGGCCAGACGCGCGGCTCACCCTCGCCTGACAAATCCCCCCTGTAAAAAAAACCTCAGCCCGCCCCGAGGCGGGCCTTTTGCGACCTTCTACGCCACCGGAAAAATCCGTATTATTCCGTTCGTCGAGTGCTTTTCTTTATCACCTTTATCAACTGGCCCCACTCGTCCACTTAAAAATCGCCCAGGCCGGTCCCGAACTCCACTATCTCATTCTCCTGGATGGTCAGGATGGTCAGCGGCTTATGGGCCTCGCCGTCGGCGTCGAAGCTGGTCTTGCCGACGATGCCGGGGTAGTCGCGGACCGCGAGGAGGCGGTCGGCCAGTTCCGAGCGGGAGACGGCCCCCGAGTCCAGGGTCGCGGCGATGATGCCGAAGGTGTCGTAGGCGTGGGCGGCGAGGTAGGAGGGTTCGTCCCCCGCCCGCCCCCGGAAGCCGACGATGAAGGACTGGACCTCGGGCCGCCGGCTCCGGGAGAAGATGGCGTCGCAGAAGATGGCCCCCTCCACGTACCGCAGGCCCATCCGCGTCACCGACTCGGCGTTCCAACCGTTCCCCCCCACCAGCTCGGCCACGATGCCGTAGTACACGAGCTGCGCCGCCAGCTCGGTGAGGGTCGGCTGGTGCCCCGGGATGAAGATGGCGTCCAGACCCAGCTTGCGGAAGACCTGGCACTCCTCGGTGTAGGACTTGTCCTCCAGCGGGTAGCCCTGCTCGGTCACCACGGAGATGCCGAATCCCGGCGCGATGCGCTTGAAAGCGTCGCGCATCCCCTCGCCGTAAGCCGTCTCCTCGAAGAGGATGCCGAAGCGGTCGAGGTGGAGGCGCTCGGAGCAGAACTTGGCCAGGGTTTCGCACTGGGCCTCGTAAGTCAGCGCGTTGCGGAAGGCGAAGGGCGAGAGCGCGGCGAGGCCCTTCTCCGTGGCCGCGGGGGTGACCAGGGGCATCCGGTACTCGTCGGCCCACGGGATGCAGGCGCGGAAGGCGGTGGAGGATAGCGGTCCGATGACCGCGATGGCTTGGGATTCCTCCGCCAGGCTCCGCAGGCCCCTGACGGCGCCCTCGTCGGTGTCCCCGCTGTCGGCGACCACCACCTCTAGCTTGCGGCTGTGGGAGGCGTTGTACTCCGAGGCGGCCACCTCGACGGCGTAGCGCACCTCGCGCCCGTAGGGGGCCATGTCCCCCGTGAGCGGCACCAGGCAGCCGATGACCTTGGGCTTGAGGGCCATGCCCGCGGTTATTTCCTCCAGGAGCGCGGGGGCCTTGTCGCGGAATTCGGTGGCCAGGGGGTGCTCGGTGAGCCGGCGGAGGTAGAGGGCGGCCGACTCCATGTCGCCCCGCCCGTAAGCCTCCGTGCCCAGCGTGTAGAGGAGGTACGCCCCGAGGTAGGTGTTCTCGAACTCCTCGAGGAGCTGCCGCTGGTGCTCCCGGTCCAGCAC
This sequence is a window from bacterium. Protein-coding genes within it:
- a CDS encoding DUF2723 domain-containing protein, which codes for MTEAIKSKGSDFWPVLALGGLVLVAYLAVSPAGFSLGDGPELAASAVLLGIPHPPGYPLFINLGHLFTALAGDGLLGLRLLNVLAVSAAAGFVFGALGALGLRRTSAFLATLLFSASAIAVRGAVFVEVYGFTLLGLAVVLWAIIRSRGDKATTRDLLALALCYGLALAHHITQIFLAPAVLYVLIRYAREKKPPAAFYALFTTAGLLGLSAYLYLPVRTAAGPAVAWFSPDSLERLGFVLGGASYGEYWGVSGGYFWSNAGLLGGYLLGQLPVYLVGASLAGFALLVRRRPVLTVALAAGALADLYWAARYAVIGLEVFFLLGCFLFVFAAVYALGYALDRLFTFVEERRVGLLCAVRGAGSAAVAVLAVAGFLNASVPEDLAVRPHGANLLRCPPPDAAVLFTGDLSFPLLYRHYARDGRPDVVVADEAGMITSPRVQALVRRRISDGAEAFYSDPPQSANRFPAARWGYGYLFPPVAATTSARPTAYLEAVGPGGIYADETAARYLLARFETPGGAPLWEVAGERASEYAGVSPHAHLALGRWLLERNPGAAAEEFRRAAELNPWMPSARYSLALALLAAGDAPGARDELEAALAGFAEPEVKILAERLLSDLR
- the glmS gene encoding glutamine--fructose-6-phosphate transaminase (isomerizing) — translated: MCGIVGYVGNKVAQSVLLVGLEKLEYRGYDSAGIATIHRGELGVRKKEGKLRQLTDLLASQPLGGTIGIGHTRWATHGEPSDINAHPHTDGDDRLAIVHNGVIENYLQLREELEKAGHVFKSETDSEVVAHLLADYLSDGLPPQRALLATFSRMDGYFALAVISEQFPDTVYAIRQGPPLVIGLGEGENFIASDTNALLRFTRRVVFVEDGQVVELTRDRVTVIDREAQPIELVVREIKLDDQDLDKGDYAHYMLKEIFEQPRLLGDIFISRVANHRDIAFSNLGLTPQELNSVSRVVIQAAGTSWHAGLVGKYLLEHYVRLHVEVDVSSEFRYRNPVLGGDTIVMAISQSGETADTLAGIREAKSKFIKVISLVNVEGSTIDRESDGVIHLMAGPEIGVASTKAFTAQLIALVLLAMHWGRLKYAIDDDAVRKVLRELEQIPAKMERILAQNDALRKLAGEFADAKDFFFIGRGYNYPTALEGALKLKEISYIHATGYPAGELKHGPIALIESDTPVVAICNAGPTYQKTMSNVSEVRARGGRIIVVATEGDTEVGRTADHVIFIPPVIDELSPLLTVVPLQLLAYHVAVLRGCDVDRPRNLAKSVTVE
- a CDS encoding biotin transporter BioY, yielding MLLADRPRWVKLLVTLGAAGAALLFAPLATRLHGVEAYTGLATAVAAVSAGFLPPLWALAGAALPLLLGAIGLPVLPGGNAGLGFFASGAGGYALAPLFFAGLGGLFLWLSWNEPRPGTFALGLFVALVASNLTGTLWLVGPGGYSWIETFRLGTLWMAVGDFFRSGIAFSVFFFYRRETRRRDVVRRQRSERRRRKEERYALLEALDREEKKPPEGGDVDGEEVERARRELKAREEEDLPPYFRL
- a CDS encoding VanZ family protein — encoded protein: MSGEGEPRVWPGRIGRILASVGLLAGMVGIFFLSEASELPQPPLIFPGLDKLEHAAAFGILGVLAYLALGVRHRGGKPDFRPILLAVVIVTLYAVFDELHQARVPGRNPSFYDGLADMGGAILAVTFCWKLFRRALRRRGVIQKSKRPPGPGTA
- a CDS encoding ABC transporter substrate-binding protein codes for the protein MSIRGRRHVCARRQIPLPGPLSLVVLALVIGACQPENGEIPDRAREHFERANAAYEAKDYAGAIQGFQAVVDVYSYTRLYPIALYRLAYSKLRVGRFAEAESDFADFLKEFPRHELAEDAQVLYARALSEQGEYFEAAYALAKIAADPDNRLAETALEGFTQHYEVLDREHQRQLLEEFENTYLGAYLLYTLGTEAYGRGDMESAALYLRRLTEHPLATEFRDKAPALLEEITAGMALKPKVIGCLVPLTGDMAPYGREVRYAVEVAASEYNASHSRKLEVVVADSGDTDEGAVRGLRSLAEESQAIAVIGPLSSTAFRACIPWADEYRMPLVTPAATEKGLAALSPFAFRNALTYEAQCETLAKFCSERLHLDRFGILFEETAYGEGMRDAFKRIAPGFGISVVTEQGYPLEDKSYTEECQVFRKLGLDAIFIPGHQPTLTELAAQLVYYGIVAELVGGNGWNAESVTRMGLRYVEGAIFCDAIFSRSRRPEVQSFIVGFRGRAGDEPSYLAAHAYDTFGIIAATLDSGAVSRSELADRLLAVRDYPGIVGKTSFDADGEAHKPLTILTIQENEIVEFGTGLGDF